GACCTATCCCATGTCCCCGCTGTCCCGCGCGTGTTCCCCGTTGAGAACTATCTCGCCCCCAGTAGGGCAGTGAGGCAATCGGTCACGAGGTTGCGAGCGGCCGATCATGAAGATCGCGTTAGAGAAGTGACGAGTGCAGCCGTCGTGCCACCGCGTTCAACGCGATCCCCCTGTGCCAATGTCGCGTGAGACAGCCTTCCCCCCGAAATCAGTGAGTAGTATGGGCGGAGACTGGACCCAGCCCCGTGCCGAAGCCTTCCCATTTTCGAGACCAATCCACGCCGGCGCCCTCGGTCGAGACCCGGCCTGCGCCCGGCAAGCGTAGAACGTTCTCCGCAGCGGAGAAGCTACGCATCGTGCGCGAAGCTGCTGCGTGTACCGAGCGCGGCAGCGTTGAGGCGCTGCTACGGCGTGAGGGGATCTACTCCTCTCTGCTGACGGCCTGGCGCCGCCAGTTCGATCTTCGCGGCAGCGAGGGTCTCGCCGCTCGCACGCCCGGACGTAAGGCGAAGCTCGATGCCAAGGATCGTCGCATCCTCGAGCTCGAGAAACGTGC
This is a stretch of genomic DNA from Candidatus Eisenbacteria bacterium. It encodes these proteins:
- a CDS encoding transposase gives rise to the protein MPKPSHFRDQSTPAPSVETRPAPGKRRTFSAAEKLRIVREAAACTERGSVEALLRREGIYSSLLTAWRRQFDLRGSEGLAARTPGRKAKLDAKDRRILELEKRAARLETKLALADKLIALQKKASELLGIELANDGES